The genomic window CGACACGCCtccccggcctccctctctcctccgccgccggaggccaccagctcgccgccgccgccgacagctAGCTGCTGCCAGGTTCGACAGCCAGGGCGCATGTGCTAGGCCAGCGGGTCTGTTGTCTCCCGAGCCAGCGACACCCctcccggcctccctctctcctccgccgccgaagccaCCAGCTCGCCGCCGCCGGATGCGACCAGGTCCGACGGCCAGGGCGCATGCGCCAAATCGACGGCCAGGGAGCAACAACAGAGGCCATCGCGGCTCGGCTGCTGCAAAGGAGCAACAGCAGAGGCCGTCTCTGCGGCAAGGAGCAGGAGAGGCCGCCCTGCAGGTGCGTGGCGGCGGCATGGAGCACGGCATGGCGCGGCGGCAGCCGTGAATAGGGACCCGAGCACTacagggacctgattgcttttttttttcagaaaaacgacatggacccgattgctttttagaAATGTTTACAGGGGCTATTTTGTAAAAAAGTGaggactgacatgtgggcctcacTTGTAAGTTAACGGTCAACCAAACGGTTCGTTTAGTtgcgggcccgacctgtcataaTCATGATCAATCTTAAAGCACTCGACGATTTGGGTTTTCTGAAACAGCCGACCACCCATTTGATAGTTATCTGAGAAAATTTAAAAGCcggtagttttttgaaaccctagcctgtaaagtaatagttttatgctatttactcgagCACGGCAAAGCGCTCGCCGGTGAGAACAGCGAACTGCTGGCCACTTCCGCGCCCGTCGACTGCGAAGACTGCACAACGCAGAACCTGCAGGAACCCAGGTTCCCCACCGAGCGGTGCATCGGCAGCTTCGACCACTCCACCGTGCCGGCCAAAACAATATTTTGTTTTCAAGATTGCTTGTTCAATAGTAGTACATGAATTATTCATTGAAATGTGTGAACACTTCTAAAtcgcatgaacattttttaataggtGAACATCTTCTTGATATTTTTTTAGAAATGTGCTAAACACTTTTTTATTACATGAGCATTTTTTTATAATGTGTCAAACATTTTTAAATTAGATTTTCAACTGACTGATTAAAACACATATGTGGAACACTTTttaaaattacattaatttttatacaCCCATATTTTTCTAATTACATGATCATTTAATAAAAATGGATCAGACAATTTTAATTTTAATGATTTTTAAAAATGCGTCGAGCACTTTCTTTAGTTATGATAATTTGTTAGAAGGTGAAACAAAATACTTGAACATGTCTTAAAAACACTATTCTTTTTTTTAATAAACTGTCAAGATTATCAAAATACACAATAAACATTTTTAACTCACATGTCTGACGTTGTCTAAACACACATTGAATATTTCTGTAATACCCaatgaatatatttttaaatacatgCAGTTTTTTACAAAGTTAGTAAACTAAAAACTATTTGAAAACAAAATAAAGCATTTCTAAATGTAgagtaaaaatgaaaaaaatataacatAAATCAGAACATAAAAAATATAACAATGCATGCATGTGGTCCTTTGTGTGTGGCTGGCTGGACATGTGTGGTCGCCTCGTGCATTGGGTGTGCCTCATGTATGTGGTGTTGTGAGCGACGCCCCATGGCGCTGGTAAAACAACGCCCTTAGGACATGTACAATGTTGCTATCCTAACAATGCATCTAAGATAATTGTTGATTTGGAGGATAGATAAATGACAGAAATAGACTTGCCTTGTTTTAGCTAAGAGGTGGCCTTTAGGAACAAGATAAAACAATTTTATCCATCCTGTAAGATGCATTTTCTTATTTACACATTTTCTAGTATAATCCCCACTACTTTAGGAGATAAAGTACTCCGTTGTGCAATATGTTTTTTGTCTTCTCTAAATGGCATGCATGGTATTAGGTAAGACTGTCTTATCAATGGATTGTACATGCTCTTATGGCACCCAGACACTGGTTTGGATCAATACCCACTCATGCATATGACACGTAAACTAATCTCATTTTTCATGTGGAAAGGTAAAAAAAACTAATCCTTCTAGAAAAACTAATCTTCatttctctcttctttttcttcttttttttttacaTAATTCCTGTGCGGATTAATCCAAGAGGCAACAGGCATAGAAAAACCGACTCAATTCTAAGAGAAGGATATGGCAAGAAACTTAAACTAAGGTACATGTAATTCCAACAAATAATTTCTTTGATCTGCAACACCAGACATGAAAGTGTTGAGTCACATCAATATCCCCATAAAAAGAACCTAAACAAATCTGAAGTGGATTAGCTAGCGACCACTACTGATCTCATCTAATTACTAATCGAGCAAAGACTAAGGTTTCTTGTGTGTGAAAAGGGCCTAGAAATATTATAAAGATTCACCAGAAATACAAAGCACACAAAACATAATAAAAATGACATTGATGAGTAGTTTCTCAAATAAAAGATGGCATCTTCTGATTAAGCTATTCTTGCATATCAAAGCGAAACTACTATCCTAGTTGTATTTTTCCCAGCTCATCATTAGTTTAGCTCCATCTTCGTGGATGGTTTAATCTCCTTCTTCTTCCATGAATTCGAGCTGCAGACGAGGCATCAATTATACATGAATATATTCAAGTGACATTAACAGTACGTGCTACTAATTAAAATCATTGCTCAACGCGATTAGCATGTAGCGAACGAGATGGATGGATTAAGAGAATATACTTACTTGTCCCATGTTTGCATGGCAACAAATGTATATACATGCGAGAAGAAAATTACACacaaatacatacatacatacactgaTACATACATATGCATAGTATTCACCCAAACACTAGCtagattctactccctccgttcccaaatataagtctttgtatagactccactatggactacatacaaagcaaaatgagtgaatctacactctaaaatgcgtctatatatatccgtatgtggtccataatgaaatatctacaaagacttacatttaggaaccgagggagtacaaGTCGTGCATGCAGACGATTACATGCATCTACGTCGCCGTCAATGACACCGTAGTGATTGGTGCAAGATTGACACACCTCAAGAGCTAGCATACATCGATGATGGATGGATCATTATTTAGCTGGTATCTTTAAGAGGCAAACAACGTGCAATTGTTTGTTAGAAGATAGGCAGTTGAAAATAAAACTAAACAGAAATACAGAATCATAATCAAGGTCGTAATTCAGAGGCGTGGCAGTGCAAAGGGGGCAATTAACtcaaggaggagaagaaaaaagaagaaatgaCTACCTGTTGGATTCATCCGGCGGCGTGCGGTCGTGGTGGTCGTCGGCGTCGATGCCTTCCAGTTCCAAGAAGGGCGAGATCTCGTCATACTCGTGCTGATGGCCGCCAGCGGTAGCAGTGTGATCGAATAACAACTGATACTGGTTTTCTTCTTGCCCGACGACGCCACCCATGTTGGCAATGGCGCCCTCGTAGTACTGCGGCTGCATCTTCCACGGCAGGGACGGTGCAGCAACGACGCCGTCGTCACCGTTGTCATTACCGTATAATCCTGACGATGCTGGTACATATTTGTgctcgtccaagtagtgcatgttGCTACCCTCGGTCGGCGCCGGAGGTACATCTCCGGTGGGCGGCGGCAGGGAGAGGGGAGGGGAAGGCTCGAGGCGGCGGCGGTAGTGGTGgatctgggcttggaggcagcGGAGGATGCCGTGCTCCTGGCGGAGCTGGCTCTCCAGAGCCACGATGGCGGGGAGGCAGCCGCCGGCCGGGTAGGTGTCCCAGGCGGCGGCCTCGTAGGCGAGGCCGCGCATGGCGTCGTCGCGGCGGGCGCGGTCGGGGCCAGCGCGGCGGAGCGTCTTGAGGATGTTGCTGACGCCGAAGAGGCGGTGCGCGCTGCGGAAGAGGCCCGGGCGGTCGTGCGGGAAGTAGCGCGCCAGCGGGCACTCCGCCGTGCACCGCCGCCGCTGGTGCTTGCACGCCGCGCACGcgggctgctgttgctgctgctgctgcctcgccGCCGGCATGGCATCCCCAGCTATAGTCGCCTACCACTTTTTCCGCTTTGTTTGTTGTGTGCTCTGCTTGATAATAGGATCGATGGTTGTCTTCATGCACGAGCTAAGCTTAATACTTAGTTAGAATATTATTTTTTAAACAATTAGTTAGAATATTGTCTGGTAAGGATACATTAGACACGTACGTGCTCAACTTATCCAAGCAAAGTTAAGAGAAGGATTAGTTAGAAACGTGTGAAAacagatttttatttccttttatacaTTTGATTTGCCAAAAACGCAAGTGGTACTCAATTACGAGACAAAGACAAAGTTTGTTTTTCCGACCAACTCATGTGTCATTCACGTTTGGTTCCTCCACCCAAAATGGTTTTGACAATGGTATCACGATTTTGCAAGGACGTGCCGTGTGATTACCAATAGATGTCTTTTTTCATGGTAATACATCTTTCATTTATATCATAAAATCATAGTATAAGCCACGTACACAccaacatgacaaaactgaaaagacaacAGAACGCTAGTCTTTGCATAAAGGAATATGAACAAAGAAGGAAAAATACAATCAAGACCGACGGATCCACCCTCCAGACCCTGCCCTGGCCCGTCTCCCCGGAGGCATCCGGGGCGGCGCGTAGTTCCCCTCCCTCCGTCCACCCTCCTCCTGCTCCTGCCCACTGCCGCCGGTGGGCGCCCTCAGATCTGGCTGGGGTGGTATCCTCGGCGGCAGGATCTCCTTTCCCCATGTGCGCCCCTCCTTCCCGGGGCAGGGGGTTGGCGGCGGTGTGACTCGGTTGGCTGCGGTCCGGCGACCTGGTGGCGGTGGTCAGCAGCCGGCATGGTGGTGGCGCTGCTGGTTGCCGGCGGGGCGGCCTAATGGCGCGGGGTGGCTGGCGGCGCCTCCCCCCCGGCCGAGATCTGGGCCCTTAGGGCCCCATTTGAGTCCTAGTGGGATGGCTCTGGCGCGGCCTCGCTGCATCGAACGGGATGGCTATGAAGCAGAAGGGCAGCtcggacgggggcggcgacgccgATGGCATGCTTTCTGTAGCGTGACGGTGTGAGATTTACGGGCATTTCAGGACCTGGTCGGGCCTAGTTTGCTCCTGATGTTGCGTCCAGTCGGTTACCGTCATTGACGGTCAAGGTCGGGCCCTCTCGTATGCTGGCGGTGCTGCTGCCCTTAGTCCCGACTCTTCTTCTTCctggtgcatgatacgtctccaaagtatctatatttttttattgttccatgctattatagtattaaTCTTGAAAGTTTATTATGCAATTATgcaattatatattattttttgggactaatctattaacctactGCCTAGTGTCATCTGCTACTTTTTGCTTTGttttggcttttcaggaaatcattatcaaatagagtccaaacggagaaaaaactttggattggttttgtctGGACCAGAAGATATCCTAGAAGGTTCAGGAGAAGACCTTAAGAGCCACGAGGGAGCTACAAGCTCGGGAGACGCGCCCGAGGGGGTGCAgacttgtgggccccttgtggcacctcttgacctaattccgcctttataaattctcaaatattcctctGACATCATagagccacccgaaatacttttccaccgccgcaagtttctgttctcacgagatcccatctggaggccttacACTTACTTtgtcgaagggggaatcgaccacagaggggctctccatcaaccttgctgcccttccgatgatgtgtgagtagtttaccatagacctacgggtccatagctagtagttagatgtcttcttctctctctttgatcttcaatacaatgtacTCCTCgaagttcttggagatctattcgatgtaatcacgttttgcagtgtgtttgttgggaaccgatgaattgtgagtttatgatcagattattcatgaatatatttgagtctTCCCTGCACtaatagggaaaagcctagcagcagcgagagttttaggcctatcagtagcgcgggcaggagcgctactggtacggcgctacagctaaaggttagcagtagcgtgcctcaacacacgctactgctaaatcgacatagtagtagcgcttccccagaggagcgctactggtaattagtagtagcgcttctccctgcccgcgctactactattatttcgtattttatttcttttttatttcatgttgtattcatacacctttacacaagttttcatacaacaggaatttagagattgtttttacatcataatgagttattacatcacggggtgaaagaactgTGGACTACTTTcgagtggatgtccatccacttgaaactaattcgcggttctttcacccaatgatataataaatatcatcatcatcataacattaacaacttatcatcataatacatcattgtcatataacaccttctcaagatcatcgttttcatcaatgagacatcacatagcaaattggtcactagtcgtaatcacaagtactcctcatcatcaactctaacacattgtaccacataataaacatattgtaccttataggacctactacattctcttaggacctactacattctctaaggttatatagcaaaaaacaagatagcccctgactctccattatggaaaatggagattatcctgtctccaattcttgcctttcgcttaatgttacttccaagaacctccttgcgaatgtccaaacatttttttcattctttgatgagcatgtgttcaccggttttagaaatcctatATGCATAAGTGAGCTCCCTAGAttgacctggcagtatgttcagaactgcaaggcgaccattctgatacatcagatgaggcacacaatccatcgggagtttctgttgaaaaacatagaaataacttcgtagttagcaatgatgtactagttttagaagtatgcaaaagatgcacggatgtcgtaatagtaaaaaacttaccagggtatctccatagaagttaccgtggttcaataCGTGCACTTGTgacacgtattcaccataatttggaggagttcgataataggtattttaattctcaagataagtacaaaatgtgatcagatgacttttttccttataagttaattcagagccatcagtgtagtgggttttgtctaccatcttccgcacattctttgaagaatcaaaataagttgtccactattttgaaataaataatataaattagttaataactatgtatgagaaactcacattgcggtagaatcggaagcgtatcaacaaggacccaaatgtacacactagtagaaaaggaggcaaaggtccaggccgggtcaacCCATTAGTtctggttcagtccagaaccgggacccatgggggcattggacccggttcgtgagccccgggggccggccgggccacgtgggccattggtcccagtttgtctggaccttttggtcccggttggtgggacgaaccgggaccaatgggcctcgctcctggcccaccaccattggtcccggttggtggcttgaaccggaaccaaagggttatcataaaagaaaataaataagtaattagaattttgttacaaact from Triticum aestivum cultivar Chinese Spring chromosome 3B, IWGSC CS RefSeq v2.1, whole genome shotgun sequence includes these protein-coding regions:
- the LOC123064805 gene encoding LOB domain-containing protein 4-like, producing MPAARQQQQQQQPACAACKHQRRRCTAECPLARYFPHDRPGLFRSAHRLFGVSNILKTLRRAGPDRARRDDAMRGLAYEAAAWDTYPAGGCLPAIVALESQLRQEHGILRCLQAQIHHYRRRLEPSPPLSLPPPTGDVPPAPTEGSNMHYLDEHKYVPASSGLYGNDNGDDGVVAAPSLPWKMQPQYYEGAIANMGGVVGQEENQYQLLFDHTATAGGHQHEYDEISPFLELEGIDADDHHDRTPPDESNSSNSWKKKEIKPSTKMELN